Proteins encoded by one window of Cannabis sativa cultivar Pink pepper isolate KNU-18-1 chromosome 4, ASM2916894v1, whole genome shotgun sequence:
- the LOC115714657 gene encoding agamous-like MADS-box protein TM6 produces MMSSYKSEPNNNIDQDTHHQYHYHHHHDHHEEEEEEDDHHDENSSNKQQKIGRGKTQIKFIENQTNRQVTFSKRRNGIFKKAGELSVLCDAKVSLIIVPNNNKLHEFITPGANTKEMIDLYQRTKGVDLWKSQYEAMQQTLRQLKAKNFELRTQIRQRLGYDLNDLSFHELSDLENSMLSSVEAIRHRKNHKIKTQAETTKKRNKSWEERNSVLMHEIHARCEDPPYGLVEDNVEGGGGGGYESSAVALANGASNLYAFRHHHNGGGSLITTSHSALHSGTGGGGSGGAYESFDLRDLRLA; encoded by the exons ATGATGAGTAGTTATAAATCTGAGCCAAACAACAATATTGATCAAGACACTCATCATCaatatcattatcatcatcatcatgatcatcatgaggaagaagaagaagaagatgatcaTCATGATGAAAACAGCAGCAATAAGCAACAAAAAATAGGAAGGGGAAAGACTCAGATAAAGTTCATAGAGAACCAAACAAACAGACAAGTAACCTTTTCAAAACGAAGAAATGGGATTTTCAAAAAGGCTGGTGAACTCTCTGTTCTTTGTGATGCTAAGGTCTCTCTTATTATTGTCCCTAACAATAATAAACTCCATGAATTCATTACTCCTGGAGCCAA TACTAAGGAAATGATTGATCTGTATCAAAGAACCAAAGGTGTTGATCTGTGGAAGTCACAGTACGag GCAATGCAACAAACCTTGCGCCAACTCAAAGCTAAAAACTTTGAACTGAGGACACAGATCag ACAGAGATTGGGTTATGATTTGAATGATCTGAGTTTTCATGAGCTAAGTGATCTTGAGAATAGTATGCTTTCTTCTGTGGAAGCCATACGCCACAGAAag AATCACAAGATCAAAACTCAGGCTGAAACCACCAAGAAAAGG aACAAGAGCTGGGAGGAAAGAAACTCAGTCCTCATGCATGAAATT caTGCAAGGTGTGAAGATCCACCATATGGTTTAGTGGAGGATAATGtagaaggaggaggaggaggagggtaTGAATCATCAGCAGTTGCATTAGCTAATGGAGCTTCCAATCTCTACGCCTTCCGCCACCACCACAACGGTGGAGGAAGCTTAATCACCACCAGTCACTCCGCTCTTCACAGTGGCACCGGCGGTGGTGGTAGTGGCGGTGCCTATGAATCCTTTGATCTCCGCGACCTTCGCCTGGCTTGA